In Streptococcus uberis, a single window of DNA contains:
- the tyrS gene encoding tyrosine--tRNA ligase produces MNIFEELKARGLVFQTTDEEALVKALTEGQVSYYTGYDPTADSLHLGHLVAILTSRRLQLAGHKPYALVGGATGLIGDPSFKDAERSLQTKETVLEWSDKIKGQLSQFLDFENGANKAELVNNYDWFSQISFIDFLRDVGKYFTVNYMMSKDSVKKRIETGISYTEFAYQIMQGYDFYELNQKFNVTLQIGGSDQWGNMTAGTELLRRKADKTGHVMTVPLITDASGKKFGKSEGNAVWLDADKTSPYEMYQFWLNVMDEDAIRFLKIFTFLSLEEIAEIEKAFDAARHERLAQKTLAKEVVTLVHGEEAFKQALNITEQLFAGNIKNLSAAELKQGLSNVPNYQVQDEDNLNIVEILVSSSISPSKRQAREDVQNGAIYLNGERIQDLDYTLTEDDKIDGQLTVIRRGKKKYAVLTY; encoded by the coding sequence ATGAATATTTTTGAAGAACTCAAAGCTCGTGGCTTGGTCTTTCAGACGACCGATGAAGAAGCCCTAGTCAAAGCATTAACAGAAGGGCAAGTATCCTATTATACGGGCTATGATCCAACAGCAGACAGTCTTCACCTAGGACATTTGGTTGCTATTTTGACCTCACGTCGCTTGCAACTTGCAGGCCATAAACCATATGCATTAGTTGGAGGAGCAACAGGATTAATTGGAGACCCATCCTTCAAAGATGCTGAACGTAGCTTGCAAACCAAAGAAACCGTCCTTGAATGGAGCGATAAAATCAAAGGACAACTTTCCCAATTCTTAGATTTTGAAAACGGCGCTAACAAAGCTGAGCTGGTTAACAATTATGACTGGTTTTCACAAATTAGCTTCATTGATTTCTTGCGAGACGTTGGTAAATACTTTACAGTTAATTACATGATGAGCAAGGATTCCGTGAAAAAACGTATTGAAACTGGCATTTCATACACCGAGTTTGCATATCAAATCATGCAGGGTTATGATTTTTATGAACTGAATCAAAAATTCAACGTTACCCTCCAAATTGGAGGATCTGATCAATGGGGAAATATGACCGCAGGGACAGAATTGTTACGTCGCAAAGCTGACAAGACTGGTCACGTCATGACAGTCCCATTAATTACCGATGCAAGTGGTAAAAAATTTGGGAAATCTGAAGGCAATGCCGTTTGGCTTGATGCTGACAAAACCTCTCCATACGAAATGTATCAATTTTGGCTCAATGTTATGGATGAGGATGCCATTCGTTTCTTGAAAATCTTCACTTTCCTAAGCCTTGAAGAAATCGCTGAAATTGAAAAAGCATTTGATGCTGCTCGACATGAACGGTTAGCTCAAAAAACTTTGGCAAAAGAAGTCGTTACTCTTGTTCATGGTGAAGAAGCCTTCAAACAAGCCCTTAACATCACTGAACAACTGTTCGCCGGAAATATCAAAAACCTTTCTGCAGCTGAATTAAAACAAGGATTGAGCAACGTTCCGAATTATCAGGTTCAAGATGAGGATAATCTTAACATTGTTGAAATATTAGTATCATCTAGCATTTCACCTTCCAAACGACAAGCAAGAGAAGATGTTCAAAACGGCGCAATCTATCTTAATGGAGAACGGATTCAAGATTTAGATTATACCCTTACAGAAGATGATAAAATCGATGGGCAATTAACGGTTATCCGTCGTGGTAAAAAGAAATATGCTGTTCTGACCTATTAA
- a CDS encoding polyprenyl synthetase family protein: MPSYWSQYPEIEKEIKAITQLIENRVQVRNTEIEKAIIQLSRAGGKYLRPAFFFLFSSFGPYQQERKEQLQKIAASLEILHMATLVHDDVIDDSPLRRGNPTIQTQYGKDVAVYTGDFLFTVFFELILESMSNTPYMAINAKSMKKILVGELDQMHLYFNQKQSIRDYLRAISGKTAELFKLASQEGAYFSGADETVVRLAGRIGYHIGMTFQILDDILDYTADQKAFNKPVLEDISNGVYSLPLLFALRENPFALKPLLDKKESISSQELKEVANLVIANKGVDQAKDLARKYTQKAIDDIEKLPKSKAKKQLLQLTNHLLKRNI, from the coding sequence ATGCCAAGTTACTGGAGTCAATACCCAGAGATAGAAAAAGAGATTAAAGCAATCACACAATTAATTGAAAACAGGGTTCAGGTTCGCAATACTGAAATCGAAAAGGCAATTATTCAGCTTAGCCGAGCCGGAGGTAAGTACCTCAGGCCTGCCTTTTTCTTTCTCTTCTCTAGCTTTGGTCCATATCAACAAGAGCGCAAAGAACAACTCCAAAAGATTGCTGCTTCACTCGAAATTCTCCACATGGCAACACTGGTTCACGATGACGTTATTGACGATTCTCCACTACGTCGCGGAAACCCTACAATCCAAACTCAGTATGGCAAAGACGTTGCCGTCTATACTGGCGACTTTCTCTTCACCGTCTTCTTTGAACTTATTCTCGAAAGCATGTCCAACACTCCCTATATGGCTATCAACGCCAAATCCATGAAAAAAATTTTGGTCGGTGAATTAGATCAAATGCATCTCTATTTTAACCAAAAGCAGTCTATCAGAGACTATCTCCGCGCCATTTCTGGGAAAACAGCAGAGCTCTTTAAACTAGCCAGTCAAGAAGGTGCCTATTTTAGTGGAGCAGATGAAACCGTAGTGCGCTTAGCTGGTAGAATTGGCTACCATATCGGCATGACATTTCAGATCTTAGATGACATCTTAGACTATACAGCAGATCAAAAAGCCTTCAACAAACCTGTCCTAGAAGACATCTCAAATGGTGTCTATAGTTTACCACTACTCTTTGCCTTGCGAGAAAATCCCTTTGCCCTCAAACCCCTCTTAGACAAAAAGGAAAGCATTAGTAGCCAAGAATTAAAAGAAGTGGCAAACTTGGTCATTGCCAATAAGGGCGTGGATCAAGCAAAAGACTTGGCCCGAAAATACACTCAAAAAGCGATTGACGACATTGAAAAACTACCAAAATCGAAAGCCAAAAAACAGCTCTTACAATTAACCAATCACCTCTTAAAACGTAACATCTAA
- the pbp1b gene encoding penicillin-binding protein PBP1B codes for MRYSILKDKHKNQHENSNGPKWNLWDFGAVFLRTVKLLSNFFYIIVFLFGMLGIGIAFGYLASQIDSVKVPSKDSLVKQVKTITMVSKINFSNNNLISDIDTDLLRTPVANDAISDNVKKAIVSTEDENFNQHKGVVPKAVFRATLTAVLGLGESSGGSTLTQQLIKQQVLGDDPTFKRKSKEIIYALALERYISKDDILSDYLNVSPFGRNNKGQNIAGIEEAARGIFGVSAKDLTIPQAAFLAGLPQSPIAYSPYLSTGQLKSEKEMELGIKRQHSVLYNMFRAGMLSQKDYETYKAYPISKDFIAPENVTVNKHDYLYYSVMTDAKKAMFDYLVKRDNISERDLKNDATKASYEAMATTELQQGGYTVKTTINQKIYEAMQDAANRFGGLLDDGTGMVQMGNVLTDNATGAVLGFIGGRDYNLNQNNHAFDTVRSPGSSIKPIIAYGPAIDQGLMGSASVLSNYPTTYSSGQKIMHVDSEGTAMMSLQEALNTSWNIPAFWTEKLLREKGIDVEAYMTKMGYVINDYSIESLPLGGGIDVSVGTQTNAYQMIANNGNYLEQYLVDSITASDGTVVYKHEKKPVRVFSAPTATILQDLLRGPINSGSTTTFKSRLKAINPSLANADWIGKTGTTENYSDVWLMLATPKVTLGGWAGHDNNDSLAPMTGYNNESNYMANLANAIQQAGGDVFGVGQKFTLDPGVIKSTVLKSTGLQQGAVTVNGRKITVGGETTTSLWAKNGAGPMTYKFAIGGTDSDYQKAWSSFGGGKK; via the coding sequence ATGAGGTATTCTATATTGAAAGATAAACATAAGAATCAACATGAAAACAGTAATGGACCTAAATGGAATCTTTGGGATTTTGGTGCTGTTTTTCTGAGAACAGTAAAACTCTTATCAAACTTTTTTTACATCATTGTCTTCTTATTTGGCATGTTAGGGATAGGAATTGCTTTTGGTTATCTAGCTAGTCAAATTGATTCTGTTAAGGTACCAAGCAAAGACAGTTTGGTGAAGCAAGTTAAAACCATTACAATGGTTTCAAAGATTAACTTTTCCAATAACAACTTGATTTCGGATATCGATACAGATTTATTGCGAACACCTGTGGCGAATGATGCTATTTCTGACAATGTGAAAAAAGCTATTGTTTCGACTGAAGACGAGAATTTTAATCAGCACAAAGGGGTTGTGCCAAAAGCTGTTTTTCGTGCGACCTTAACAGCGGTACTTGGTCTGGGAGAGTCAAGTGGTGGTTCAACTCTTACGCAACAACTCATTAAACAGCAAGTTTTGGGAGATGATCCCACCTTTAAGCGGAAATCAAAAGAAATCATCTATGCTTTGGCTTTAGAACGCTACATTTCTAAAGATGATATTTTGTCAGACTATCTAAATGTTTCACCTTTTGGTCGTAATAATAAGGGGCAAAATATTGCTGGAATTGAAGAAGCAGCTCGCGGTATTTTTGGTGTATCTGCCAAAGATTTGACGATCCCTCAAGCGGCTTTCTTGGCTGGTTTACCACAAAGTCCGATTGCCTATTCACCTTATTTGTCAACAGGTCAGCTGAAATCTGAAAAAGAAATGGAGTTGGGGATTAAACGCCAACATAGCGTACTTTATAATATGTTTAGGGCGGGCATGCTAAGTCAGAAAGATTACGAGACTTATAAGGCTTACCCTATCAGTAAGGATTTTATAGCTCCAGAAAATGTGACGGTCAATAAGCATGATTATCTGTACTATTCCGTTATGACTGATGCCAAAAAGGCAATGTTCGACTATCTTGTGAAACGGGATAACATTAGCGAACGTGATTTAAAAAACGATGCTACTAAAGCTTCTTATGAGGCAATGGCTACAACTGAGTTGCAACAAGGTGGCTATACTGTTAAAACAACAATTAATCAAAAAATATATGAGGCCATGCAAGATGCTGCTAATCGCTTTGGCGGTTTGCTAGATGACGGTACTGGTATGGTTCAAATGGGAAATGTCCTCACTGATAATGCAACTGGTGCTGTATTGGGCTTTATTGGAGGACGTGATTATAACCTGAACCAAAATAACCATGCCTTTGATACAGTAAGATCGCCCGGATCAAGTATTAAACCTATTATTGCCTATGGTCCGGCAATTGACCAAGGATTAATGGGAAGTGCAAGTGTGCTATCTAATTACCCAACTACCTACTCTAGTGGGCAGAAAATCATGCACGTTGATAGTGAAGGAACGGCTATGATGTCACTTCAAGAGGCTCTTAACACCTCTTGGAATATTCCGGCTTTCTGGACAGAAAAATTATTAAGGGAAAAAGGAATAGATGTTGAAGCCTATATGACCAAAATGGGATATGTTATCAATGATTATTCCATTGAGAGTTTACCATTGGGTGGGGGAATTGATGTCTCCGTAGGCACACAGACAAACGCCTATCAGATGATTGCTAATAACGGTAATTACCTCGAACAATACCTAGTGGATTCTATTACTGCTAGTGATGGAACTGTTGTATACAAGCATGAGAAGAAACCAGTTCGTGTCTTTTCTGCTCCAACAGCAACAATCTTACAAGATTTATTAAGAGGACCTATCAATTCGGGTTCTACTACGACATTCAAAAGTAGACTAAAAGCAATCAATCCATCCTTGGCAAATGCGGATTGGATTGGTAAAACGGGTACGACTGAGAATTACTCAGATGTTTGGTTAATGTTAGCAACCCCTAAAGTAACCTTAGGTGGTTGGGCAGGACATGATAACAATGATTCTTTGGCACCAATGACAGGTTATAATAATGAGTCCAATTATATGGCTAATCTAGCCAACGCCATCCAACAAGCTGGGGGAGATGTCTTTGGAGTTGGCCAAAAATTCACCTTGGATCCTGGCGTTATCAAATCAACCGTTTTAAAATCAACAGGACTCCAACAAGGTGCAGTCACTGTAAACGGGCGAAAGATTACAGTTGGTGGAGAAACGACCACCAGTCTTTGGGCTAAAAATGGTGCCGGACCGATGACTTATAAATTTGCCATTGGTGGTACTGATAGTGATTACCAAAAAGCATGGTCTAGCTTTGGTGGAGGCAAAAAATAA
- the ispE gene encoding 4-(cytidine 5'-diphospho)-2-C-methyl-D-erythritol kinase codes for MVSIIERAPAKINLGLDVLGKREDGYHDLEMVMISIDLCDYVTVSPLKDDVIMIESDCPKMPINEKNDVYKVAKLIKSRYAISEGVSILLNKKIPVCAGMGGGSSDAAATIRALNQLWDLKLSMEEMIAIGIAIGSDVPYCIQAGCAKIGGKGDRIELIDGKLSSWVVLVKPDFGISTRTVFPEIDCDVISRVDISAIVNALEGNNYSDLITHMGNALEDISIARKPFIQKVKDKMVAAGADVALMTGSGPTVFALCQTEKQANRVFNSVKGFCKEVYKVRTL; via the coding sequence ATGGTATCAATCATTGAACGGGCTCCTGCCAAGATCAATTTAGGTTTGGATGTCTTAGGAAAGCGGGAAGATGGCTATCATGATTTAGAAATGGTCATGATTAGTATTGATCTCTGTGATTATGTGACAGTGTCACCCTTAAAAGATGATGTCATTATGATCGAATCCGATTGTCCCAAAATGCCAATCAATGAGAAAAATGATGTCTATAAAGTAGCGAAACTGATAAAAAGTCGATATGCTATTTCAGAAGGGGTATCAATCCTTTTGAACAAAAAAATTCCGGTTTGTGCTGGTATGGGTGGAGGTTCTAGTGATGCAGCTGCAACCATTAGAGCTTTAAACCAACTTTGGGATTTAAAGTTGTCCATGGAAGAGATGATTGCTATTGGCATTGCCATTGGTAGTGATGTTCCTTATTGCATTCAGGCTGGCTGTGCCAAGATTGGTGGCAAAGGTGATCGGATAGAATTAATTGATGGAAAATTATCGTCATGGGTTGTATTAGTTAAACCAGATTTTGGGATTTCCACACGAACTGTTTTTCCAGAAATTGATTGCGATGTCATTTCCAGAGTAGATATTTCCGCTATTGTTAATGCACTTGAAGGAAATAATTACTCAGATTTGATCACACATATGGGCAATGCTTTGGAAGATATTTCCATTGCTCGGAAACCGTTTATTCAAAAAGTGAAAGATAAGATGGTTGCGGCAGGAGCAGATGTGGCGCTGATGACTGGAAGTGGTCCAACTGTTTTTGCTTTATGTCAAACGGAGAAACAGGCTAATCGTGTCTTCAATAGTGTTAAAGGATTTTGTAAAGAAGTGTATAAAGTGAGAACACTTTAA
- a CDS encoding metal ABC transporter permease, protein MLDILSYDFMQRALLAMVAISLFAPILGIFLILRRQSLMSDTLSHVSLAGVALGVVIGINPTWTTMLVVAIAAVVLEYLRVVYKHYMEISTAILMSMGLAVSLMIMSQSSGASNVSLDQYLFGSIITISKEQVIALFVIAVTILLLTLFFIRPMYILTFDEDTAFVDGLPVRLMSVLFNVVTGIAIALTIPAAGALLVSTIMVLPASIAMRLGKNFISVIVIGILIGFVGMISGVFMSYNWGTPASATITIIFISIFLLVNIGSLIKQKWS, encoded by the coding sequence ATGTTAGATATTCTTTCTTATGATTTTATGCAAAGGGCCTTATTAGCTATGGTTGCCATTAGTCTTTTTGCACCAATTTTAGGCATATTCTTGATATTGAGACGTCAAAGCTTAATGAGTGATACCCTAAGTCACGTTTCTTTAGCTGGAGTGGCTTTAGGAGTAGTAATTGGGATAAATCCTACTTGGACAACGATGCTTGTTGTTGCTATTGCAGCCGTTGTTTTAGAGTACTTGCGAGTGGTTTATAAGCATTATATGGAGATCTCCACTGCTATACTCATGTCAATGGGGTTAGCCGTTTCGCTAATGATTATGAGTCAGTCCTCGGGTGCTTCCAATGTCAGTTTGGACCAGTACCTATTTGGTTCCATTATTACCATTAGTAAGGAACAAGTGATTGCACTCTTTGTCATTGCGGTGACTATTTTACTCTTGACCCTTTTCTTTATACGTCCAATGTACATTTTGACATTCGACGAAGATACTGCTTTTGTAGACGGGTTACCGGTTCGTTTAATGTCTGTCTTATTTAATGTTGTGACAGGTATTGCAATCGCTCTAACAATCCCAGCAGCAGGAGCTCTGTTGGTGTCTACTATCATGGTTTTACCGGCAAGTATCGCAATGCGATTAGGGAAAAATTTCATTTCAGTCATTGTCATTGGTATATTGATTGGTTTTGTTGGGATGATTTCAGGAGTCTTCATGTCTTATAACTGGGGAACTCCAGCAAGTGCAACGATTACCATTATTTTTATTAGTATTTTCTTATTGGTGAATATTGGTAGTCTTATCAAACAAAAATGGTCCTAA
- a CDS encoding metal ABC transporter ATP-binding protein has protein sequence MRYLTVENLAFQYESDPVLEGINYHLDSGEFVTLTGENGAAKSTLIKATLGILKPKVGKVTFAKENTEGKKLRIAYLPQQVASFNAGFPSTVYEFVKSGRYPRNGWFRRITKHDEEHIKVSLESVGMWENRHKRIGSLSGGQKQRVVIARMFASDPDIFVLDEPTTGMDSGTTDTFYKLMNHSAHEHGKAVLMITHDPEEVKDYADRNIHLVRNQELPWRCFNVHSKQDKEEN, from the coding sequence TTGAGATATTTAACTGTCGAAAACCTGGCTTTCCAATATGAAAGTGATCCTGTCTTAGAAGGGATTAATTATCATTTGGATAGTGGGGAATTTGTCACCTTAACGGGTGAAAACGGGGCTGCTAAGTCCACCTTAATCAAAGCAACACTTGGCATCTTGAAACCTAAAGTTGGAAAAGTGACCTTCGCTAAAGAAAACACGGAAGGCAAAAAATTAAGGATTGCTTATTTACCGCAACAAGTGGCTAGCTTCAATGCCGGTTTCCCCTCAACGGTTTATGAGTTTGTGAAGTCGGGTCGTTATCCACGCAATGGGTGGTTTCGTCGTATTACCAAACATGATGAAGAACATATCAAGGTTAGTTTAGAATCTGTAGGTATGTGGGAAAACCGTCATAAGCGTATTGGTAGTCTTTCAGGAGGTCAAAAACAGCGTGTTGTGATTGCTCGTATGTTTGCTTCTGATCCAGATATTTTTGTTCTTGACGAACCAACAACTGGAATGGATAGTGGAACGACGGATACTTTTTATAAGCTAATGAATCACAGTGCCCATGAACATGGAAAAGCTGTCTTAATGATTACCCATGATCCAGAAGAAGTAAAAGACTATGCTGACCGCAACATCCATTTAGTACGAAACCAAGAATTACCATGGCGTTGCTTTAATGTCCACAGTAAACAAGATAAGGAGGAAAACTAA
- a CDS encoding zinc-dependent MarR family transcriptional regulator gives MGKLESKIDQLVNQILLKAENQHELLFGACQSHVKLTNTQEHILMLLSQEQLTNTDLAKKLNISQAAVTKAIKSLMKHEMLSAIKDTVDARVTYFELTPAAKPIAEEHTQHHDETLNVYTKLLSSFSSEEKAVIDKFLSVFSDELER, from the coding sequence ATGGGAAAATTAGAAAGCAAGATTGATCAATTGGTCAATCAGATTTTGTTAAAAGCTGAAAATCAACACGAATTGTTATTTGGTGCTTGTCAAAGTCATGTGAAGTTAACCAACACACAAGAGCATATTTTAATGCTTTTGTCTCAAGAACAATTAACCAATACTGATTTAGCTAAAAAACTAAATATCAGTCAGGCTGCGGTAACCAAAGCCATCAAAAGTTTAATGAAACATGAGATGCTGTCAGCCATAAAAGATACTGTAGATGCGCGTGTGACCTATTTTGAATTGACACCAGCTGCTAAGCCAATTGCTGAGGAGCACACACAGCATCATGATGAAACCTTAAATGTTTATACAAAGCTTTTAAGTAGCTTTTCTTCTGAGGAAAAGGCTGTTATTGATAAATTCTTATCAGTTTTCTCAGACGAGTTAGAAAGGTAA